From the Bacillus tuaregi genome, one window contains:
- the deoB gene encoding phosphopentomutase, producing MFKRIFLVVMDSVGIGEAPDAEAFGDKGSDTLGHIAEKMNGLHMPNMAKLGLSHIKPIKGIAKDEKPLAVYTKMEEASVGKDTMTGHWEMMGLNIQTPFQVFPNGFPDELIHELETRSGRKVIGNIPASGTAILDELGEEHMKSGALIVYTSADSVLQIAAHEEMVPLDELYEICKIARELTLDEKYMVGRVIARPFIGQPGEFKRTSNRHDYALKPFDRTVMNELKDSGFDVISIGKISDIFDGEGVTKSLRTISNQDGMNKLMDTLSMDFTGLSFLNLVDFDALYGHRRDPIGYGKALEEFDVRLSEVLPNMNEDDLLIITADHGNDPVHPGTDHTREYVPLLVYSQRMKEGFELPVRKTFADVGATVAENFQVNMPQYGTSFLTDLKSKL from the coding sequence ATGTTTAAACGAATTTTTCTAGTTGTAATGGATTCAGTGGGAATTGGAGAAGCTCCTGATGCGGAAGCATTTGGTGATAAAGGCTCTGACACACTTGGACATATTGCTGAAAAAATGAACGGGCTTCATATGCCGAATATGGCAAAGCTTGGCTTAAGTCATATTAAGCCAATAAAGGGAATTGCTAAGGATGAAAAGCCTTTGGCTGTTTACACCAAAATGGAGGAAGCCTCCGTTGGGAAAGATACGATGACAGGACATTGGGAGATGATGGGTTTAAATATTCAAACACCATTTCAAGTTTTCCCGAATGGTTTTCCCGATGAACTGATTCATGAATTAGAAACAAGAAGCGGCAGGAAGGTTATTGGAAATATCCCTGCCAGCGGAACGGCCATTCTTGATGAATTAGGGGAAGAGCATATGAAGTCAGGGGCATTAATCGTCTACACTTCAGCTGACTCTGTTCTTCAAATTGCCGCCCATGAGGAAATGGTTCCACTTGATGAGTTATATGAAATTTGTAAAATAGCCCGTGAATTAACGCTTGATGAAAAGTATATGGTAGGGCGCGTAATTGCCAGACCTTTTATCGGACAGCCAGGGGAGTTTAAACGAACTTCGAACCGCCATGATTATGCATTAAAACCATTTGACCGCACAGTGATGAATGAGTTAAAGGATTCAGGATTCGATGTGATTTCCATTGGGAAAATTTCAGATATTTTTGATGGCGAGGGTGTAACGAAGTCACTTCGGACGATTTCCAATCAAGATGGAATGAATAAACTAATGGATACTTTATCAATGGACTTTACTGGTTTAAGCTTTTTAAATCTTGTTGATTTTGATGCCTTATATGGCCATCGCCGTGACCCCATTGGCTATGGAAAGGCATTAGAAGAATTTGACGTAAGATTGTCAGAAGTGCTTCCTAATATGAATGAAGATGATCTTCTCATTATTACAGCTGACCATGGGAATGATCCGGTTCACCCGGGTACTGATCATACGCGGGAATATGTTCCGCTTCTTGTTTATTCGCAGCGCATGAAGGAAGGCTTTGAGCTTCCGGTTCGAAAAACCTTTGCTGATGTAGGGGCAACTGTTGCTGAAAACTTCCAAGTAAACATGCCTCAATATGGCACAAGCTTTTTAACCGATTTGAAAAGCAAGCTATAG
- a CDS encoding AmiS/UreI family transporter, producing MSFVGLFLSGAVLFLNSLLILGKAEAKSVGIFNLFVGMIQIIIPFYLIISSDQSNWELYNFASIFLFGLTYLYFGITALMGMDSKGLGWFCLWVVVVAIVYTVTAIVHFHDGISALTWGMWAFLWLLFFLSNTLEMKIDHFLGKVAFIQSWVTLTIPSLLYFMGIWNTPIVNQIWYVVMIGSIVYFAIGLSRLKISVVLPQVDKRKV from the coding sequence ATGAGCTTTGTAGGTTTGTTTCTTTCGGGTGCAGTGTTGTTTCTGAATAGCTTGTTGATTCTTGGAAAAGCTGAAGCGAAAAGTGTCGGCATATTTAACCTATTTGTGGGAATGATTCAAATCATTATTCCATTTTATTTAATCATCAGCTCAGATCAAAGCAATTGGGAGCTGTACAACTTTGCCTCTATCTTTTTATTTGGATTGACGTATTTATATTTTGGCATCACCGCCTTAATGGGAATGGATAGTAAAGGGCTTGGCTGGTTTTGTTTATGGGTAGTGGTTGTTGCGATTGTGTATACAGTTACAGCCATTGTTCACTTCCATGATGGGATTAGTGCCTTAACATGGGGAATGTGGGCGTTTCTTTGGCTATTGTTCTTTTTATCTAATACTTTGGAAATGAAAATTGACCATTTTCTTGGTAAAGTTGCTTTTATACAGTCATGGGTCACATTAACCATTCCGTCCCTTTTATATTTTATGGGCATATGGAATACACCGATTGTCAATCAAATATGGTACGTCGTCATGATCGGCTCGATTGTCTATTTTGCTATCGGTTTGTCGAGGCTAAAGATTTCAGTGGTACTGCCGCAAGTCGATAAACGTAAAGTCTAA
- a CDS encoding NupC/NupG family nucleoside CNT transporter, with amino-acid sequence MKYIIAIIGLLVVFGLAYLASSNRKDIKIKPVILMVIIQLMLCVLLLNTSLGLGLIKVIAGVFGKLLEYAGEGVAFVFGGIANDGQAPFFLNVLLPIVFISVLIGILQYTKILPVVMKAIGLLLSKVNGMGKLESYNAVASAMIGQSEVFITVKKQLGLLPANRLYTLCASAMSTVSMSIVGAYMTMIEPRYVVTALVLNLFGGFIIASIINPYTVTPEEDILEIQDTEKQSFFEMLGEYILDGFKVAVIVGAMLIGFVALVAAINSVFQMIFGISFQGMLGYLFAPFAFIMGIPFSEAVKAGGIMATKLVTNEFVAMMDLVSMKESFSPRTLGIISVFLVSFANFSSIGIIAGAVKGLNEKKGNVVAKFGLKLLYGASLVSVLTSIIVSMVL; translated from the coding sequence ATGAAGTACATCATTGCAATCATCGGTTTACTTGTCGTTTTTGGATTAGCTTATCTGGCAAGTAGCAATCGAAAAGATATCAAAATAAAACCGGTTATTCTTATGGTTATTATACAATTAATGTTATGTGTCTTATTACTGAATACTTCACTTGGTTTGGGACTAATTAAAGTGATTGCAGGCGTGTTTGGTAAATTATTAGAATATGCAGGTGAAGGGGTAGCCTTTGTATTTGGCGGCATTGCCAATGATGGACAAGCCCCTTTCTTCCTTAATGTTTTATTGCCAATTGTATTTATTTCTGTTTTAATTGGAATTCTGCAGTACACGAAAATATTACCGGTTGTTATGAAGGCGATTGGCTTGTTGCTTAGTAAAGTAAACGGCATGGGGAAATTGGAATCATATAATGCAGTGGCATCAGCGATGATTGGTCAATCTGAAGTATTTATTACGGTGAAAAAGCAGTTAGGTCTATTGCCAGCAAACCGTTTATATACCCTATGTGCGTCGGCGATGTCAACGGTATCCATGTCGATTGTCGGTGCTTATATGACAATGATTGAACCTAGATATGTAGTAACAGCACTTGTCCTGAACTTATTTGGCGGATTTATTATCGCCTCCATTATTAATCCCTATACAGTTACACCAGAAGAGGATATTTTAGAAATCCAAGACACAGAAAAGCAAAGCTTCTTTGAAATGCTAGGGGAATATATCCTTGACGGCTTTAAAGTAGCGGTCATTGTTGGTGCGATGTTAATTGGATTTGTTGCCTTGGTTGCTGCGATTAATAGCGTTTTTCAGATGATTTTCGGTATTTCGTTCCAAGGTATGTTAGGCTATCTTTTTGCACCTTTTGCTTTTATTATGGGTATTCCGTTCTCAGAAGCAGTGAAAGCAGGTGGTATTATGGCCACGAAGCTTGTCACGAATGAGTTTGTTGCGATGATGGATTTGGTAAGTATGAAAGAATCCTTTAGCCCGCGAACATTAGGAATTATTTCAGTGTTCCTAGTTTCCTTTGCGAACTTCTCTTCTATTGGGATTATCGCAGGTGCTGTAAAAGGGTTAAATGAGAAAAAAGGAAATGTTGTTGCCAAGTTTGGATTAAAGCTATTATATGGTGCATCATTGGTAAGTGTATTAACATCTATCATTGTAAGTATGGTTTTATAA
- a CDS encoding cytidine deaminase, which produces MDIQSLLDQAIEARKKAYAPYSKFQVGAALMTKDKQVFLGCNIENASYGLTNCAERTAIFKAVSEGKKEVEAIVVVGDTEGPIAPCGACRQVMAEFCDKDTKIILANLNGAKVETTIDELLPGAFSLKD; this is translated from the coding sequence ATGGATATTCAATCATTACTTGATCAGGCGATAGAGGCTCGTAAAAAGGCTTATGCTCCTTACTCAAAGTTTCAGGTTGGTGCAGCCTTAATGACAAAGGATAAGCAGGTCTTTCTTGGATGCAATATTGAAAATGCCTCCTACGGATTAACTAACTGTGCAGAAAGAACGGCGATTTTCAAAGCAGTTTCTGAAGGTAAAAAGGAAGTGGAAGCGATTGTAGTGGTAGGTGATACAGAAGGTCCTATTGCTCCTTGTGGTGCTTGCCGTCAGGTGATGGCTGAGTTTTGTGACAAGGATACCAAAATTATCTTAGCTAATTTAAACGGGGCTAAAGTTGAGACGACAATTGATGAGTTATTGCCTGGTGCTTTCTCTTTAAAAGATTAA
- the deoC gene encoding deoxyribose-phosphate aldolase — protein MTKNIAAMIDHTLLKADATKAELMKLLEEAKQYKFASVCVNPTWVKTAAEFLRDTPEVKVCTVIGFPLGATTPEVKAFETKNAIENGATEVDMVINIGNLKDQQYDAVEADIKAVVDAAKGKALTKVIIETCLLTDEEKVKACELAVKAGADFVKTSTGFSTGGATVADVALMRKTVGPDMGVKASGGVRSAADAEAVIEAGATRIGASSGVKIVNGETSTSSY, from the coding sequence ATGACGAAAAATATAGCAGCAATGATTGATCATACATTATTAAAAGCAGATGCAACAAAGGCTGAACTAATGAAGTTGCTTGAAGAAGCCAAACAATACAAATTCGCATCTGTTTGTGTTAACCCAACATGGGTGAAAACAGCAGCAGAATTTCTTCGTGATACGCCGGAAGTAAAGGTCTGCACGGTTATTGGCTTTCCCCTTGGAGCCACAACACCAGAGGTAAAAGCGTTTGAAACAAAGAACGCGATTGAAAATGGTGCAACTGAAGTGGATATGGTTATCAATATTGGGAACTTAAAGGATCAACAGTATGATGCTGTGGAAGCGGATATTAAGGCAGTTGTCGATGCAGCGAAAGGGAAAGCGTTGACGAAAGTGATTATTGAAACCTGTCTCTTAACAGATGAGGAAAAAGTCAAAGCCTGTGAATTGGCAGTTAAAGCAGGAGCAGACTTTGTTAAAACATCAACAGGCTTCTCAACTGGTGGAGCAACTGTTGCTGATGTCGCATTAATGAGGAAAACGGTCGGTCCTGATATGGGTGTGAAGGCCTCTGGCGGTGTTCGAAGTGCAGCAGATGCTGAAGCTGTGATTGAAGCAGGAGCCACACGAATCGGGGCAAGTTCCGGCGTAAAGATTGTGAATGGAGAAACATCAACATCTTCCTATTAA
- a CDS encoding pyrimidine-nucleoside phosphorylase: MRMVDLIEKKRDGFELTKEEIQFLINGFTNGEIPDYQMSAFSMAVFFKGMTKEERVHLTEAMVQSGDQIDLSGIEGIKVDKHSTGGVGDTTTLVLAPLVASVGVPVAKMSGRGLGHTGGTIDKLESIKGFHVEITNEEFIDLVNKNKVAVIGQSGNLTPADKKLYALRDVTATVDSIPLIASSIMSKKIAAGADAIVLDVKTGSGAFMKSLEEAKELAKTMVDIGNGVGRKTKAIISDMSQPLGFAVGNALEVKEAIDTLNGQGPEDLHELCLTLGSHMVVSAEKAADYEQAREMLEESIRNGKALESFKTFLAAQGGDSSVVDEPAKLPTASYTIAVPAKQSGYVAEISAETIGVAAMVLGAGRATKESVIDLAVGIVLHKKVGDSVQAGDALVTIHSNNENVKEAMEKIYSAYRIVDEKVEKPTLIYTEIQ; this comes from the coding sequence ATGAGAATGGTTGACTTGATTGAGAAAAAACGTGATGGCTTTGAATTAACGAAAGAGGAAATTCAATTTTTAATAAATGGCTTTACAAATGGGGAAATTCCAGATTATCAAATGTCGGCTTTCTCCATGGCCGTTTTCTTCAAAGGAATGACAAAGGAAGAACGCGTCCATTTAACAGAAGCAATGGTTCAATCCGGTGATCAGATTGATCTATCTGGAATTGAAGGAATAAAGGTAGATAAGCACAGCACCGGCGGAGTTGGCGATACGACTACACTTGTATTGGCTCCACTTGTTGCTTCCGTTGGCGTACCAGTTGCTAAAATGTCAGGCCGAGGCCTAGGTCATACTGGCGGTACAATAGATAAATTGGAATCGATTAAAGGATTTCATGTGGAAATTACAAATGAAGAATTTATTGATTTAGTGAATAAAAATAAAGTGGCTGTCATCGGTCAAAGTGGCAACTTAACACCAGCCGATAAAAAATTATATGCACTAAGAGATGTTACGGCAACAGTGGACTCTATTCCTCTGATTGCGAGTTCAATTATGAGTAAGAAAATCGCAGCAGGGGCTGATGCAATCGTTCTTGATGTTAAAACAGGCAGCGGGGCATTTATGAAGAGCCTTGAGGAGGCAAAGGAATTAGCTAAGACTATGGTTGACATTGGAAATGGAGTCGGTCGTAAAACAAAAGCAATCATTTCAGATATGAGCCAGCCGCTTGGGTTTGCAGTTGGAAATGCTCTTGAAGTGAAAGAAGCGATTGACACCCTGAATGGTCAAGGACCAGAAGATTTACATGAACTTTGTTTGACACTTGGCAGTCATATGGTTGTATCTGCAGAAAAGGCAGCAGATTACGAGCAGGCCCGTGAAATGCTGGAGGAGTCGATTCGAAATGGAAAAGCATTAGAAAGCTTTAAAACCTTCCTTGCTGCCCAAGGCGGAGATTCATCTGTTGTTGATGAGCCTGCTAAGCTGCCAACAGCTTCTTATACTATCGCTGTTCCAGCTAAACAGTCTGGATACGTGGCGGAAATTAGTGCTGAAACAATCGGAGTTGCTGCGATGGTACTTGGGGCAGGGCGCGCTACAAAGGAATCTGTTATAGATTTGGCAGTAGGTATAGTGCTTCATAAAAAAGTAGGAGATTCTGTCCAAGCAGGAGACGCTTTAGTAACCATTCATAGCAACAACGAAAATGTCAAAGAGGCAATGGAGAAGATATACTCAGCTTATCGTATAGTCGATGAAAAAGTAGAAAAACCTACGTTGATTTATACAGAAATCCAATAG
- a CDS encoding TrmB family transcriptional regulator yields the protein MLQKFGFSQYESKVYEVLSSSDEPLDATMIVKFSGVPKAKVYEVISRMIGKGLVLDSVSEKKKLYTALPLQLVIEKLTSEFQSNIKQLKLNTPKKIVTDDRVWSLKVESSIQLQIKQLLKEAQRSIQISIWTDELPEYLPLLIEKEQSGVKVEALFVGETKEEIPLSTYYRLSVIEEHRALERNRLIIIDEETTLFAGVENNAWQAMVTKSKPFVKFFVEFFYHDVALTKITKKYEDTLMEDEEIKHLLLRLRY from the coding sequence ATGTTGCAAAAATTCGGATTTTCACAATATGAAAGTAAAGTGTATGAAGTATTGTCTTCAAGTGATGAACCACTCGATGCCACTATGATTGTAAAGTTTTCAGGTGTTCCAAAGGCAAAGGTCTATGAAGTCATATCCAGGATGATTGGAAAAGGGCTGGTACTCGATTCAGTATCCGAAAAGAAAAAGCTGTATACTGCTCTACCATTACAACTTGTCATTGAAAAGCTGACTAGTGAATTCCAGTCCAATATCAAACAATTAAAACTCAATACACCAAAAAAAATAGTAACCGATGACCGTGTATGGAGCTTAAAGGTTGAATCATCCATCCAGCTGCAAATCAAACAGCTCTTGAAAGAGGCACAGCGCTCTATTCAGATTTCTATTTGGACAGATGAGCTCCCTGAATACTTGCCATTACTCATTGAAAAAGAACAATCAGGGGTAAAGGTTGAAGCTCTTTTCGTCGGAGAGACAAAGGAAGAAATCCCATTGTCCACCTATTACAGGCTATCAGTTATAGAAGAACATCGAGCATTGGAAAGAAACCGCCTCATCATTATTGATGAAGAGACGACATTATTCGCCGGTGTTGAAAATAATGCATGGCAAGCGATGGTTACAAAATCAAAGCCATTTGTTAAGTTTTTCGTCGAGTTTTTCTATCATGATGTGGCACTGACAAAGATTACAAAGAAATATGAAGATACCTTGATGGAGGATGAAGAAATTAAACATCTTCTGCTGCGTCTGCGTTATTAG